The following proteins are co-located in the Desulfobacterales bacterium genome:
- a CDS encoding HD domain-containing protein, with amino-acid sequence MKNIFVSDLKSGQAVNDSFVLAEKHLSRKKDGGQYITGVLSDKTGTVKGVVWDNVEELTEKPAAGDFVHIRGNVSEYRGTLQVVIQSMVTLAAADVDKADFLPATRRNPSAMFEKLKAVSDSMANPDLKALLAAFWSDAAFVEKFKTAPAAKKMHHAYLGGLLEHTLSLVLLADRIADHYSGIDRDLLLTGAILHDIGKIKEFRYERQIDYSDEGRLVSHLVIGVEMVQEKIAMLRDFPPRTAMLIKHMIVSHHGNREYGSPEPPKTLEAVMLNYLDEIDAKITGIREFMDKQAADEDWTSYHRPLDRFFYKAAMTPDPE; translated from the coding sequence ATGAAAAATATCTTTGTCAGTGATCTGAAATCCGGGCAAGCGGTAAACGACAGCTTTGTGCTCGCGGAAAAGCATTTGTCCCGGAAAAAGGACGGCGGCCAGTATATTACCGGGGTATTATCCGATAAAACCGGCACCGTCAAAGGGGTGGTCTGGGATAATGTGGAGGAATTAACCGAAAAGCCGGCTGCCGGCGATTTTGTCCATATTCGGGGAAATGTCTCCGAATACCGGGGGACGCTTCAGGTGGTGATTCAGTCCATGGTAACGCTGGCGGCAGCGGATGTGGATAAAGCGGATTTTTTGCCGGCCACCCGCCGGAATCCATCGGCCATGTTTGAAAAATTAAAGGCTGTTTCGGATTCCATGGCCAACCCGGATCTAAAGGCCCTTTTGGCCGCCTTCTGGTCGGATGCGGCGTTTGTGGAAAAATTCAAAACCGCGCCGGCCGCCAAAAAGATGCACCATGCCTATCTCGGCGGCCTGCTCGAGCACACATTGTCGCTCGTCCTCCTGGCGGATCGGATTGCGGACCACTATAGCGGCATTGACCGGGATTTGCTTTTGACCGGCGCGATCCTCCATGATATCGGTAAAATTAAGGAGTTCCGCTATGAGCGGCAAATTGACTACTCAGACGAGGGCCGGCTGGTCAGCCATCTCGTGATCGGAGTAGAGATGGTCCAGGAAAAAATCGCCATGCTTCGCGACTTCCCGCCCCGGACCGCCATGCTGATCAAGCATATGATAGTCAGTCATCACGGCAATCGGGAATACGGTTCCCCTGAGCCGCCCAAAACCCTGGAAGCGGTGATGCTTAATTACCTGGATGAAATTGATGCCAAGATAACCGGTATCCGGGAATTCATGGATAAGCAGGCGGCGGATGAGGACTGGACCAGTTATCATAGGCCGCTGGACCGGTTTTTTTACAAGGCGGCGATGACGCCGGATCCGGAATAA